Proteins from a genomic interval of Zonotrichia leucophrys gambelii isolate GWCS_2022_RI chromosome 5, RI_Zleu_2.0, whole genome shotgun sequence:
- the TRMT5 gene encoding tRNA (guanine(37)-N1)-methyltransferase isoform X2 translates to MLLAQHSGTIPGLFVVVQKNTLFTMPETVEDKTNPELYLPHPGVRGMTVLNREAFKRTLVVPALKVRKEIVHRVLKSLKQSVLKRPGLKRVVEDPEDEDSRFVILDPHQVPDFSLGESEQQVLRELSVPAEVCKHQLELSYENFKSEEILRAVLPQGQEVTSGFSRVGHIAHLNLRDHQLPYRHLIGQVIMDKNPGVTCVVNKTNIIDSTYRNFEMEVLAGESNLVTKVKENNISYELDFSKVYWNPRLSTEHGRIVALLRAGDVLFDVFAGVGPFAIPAAKRRCRVFANDLNPDSYSWLLHNCRLNKVHSQVKAFNMDGRAFLRGPVREELSKELPLLGEEHQTAFHIVMNLPALAVEFLDVFRHLLVGEPCSPAGLPTVHCYGFSKHSDPARDIQERAEAVLGTSLAGRCSTFLVRNVAPNKEMLCLSFQLPADVLYKRPCPEEAKPASKRLCTSQDCSEEKALS, encoded by the exons ATGCTATTGGCACAACATTCTGGCACAATACCTGGGCTCTTTGTAGTAGTTCAAAAAAACACTTTGTTCACAATGCCCGAAACCGTGGAGGATAAAACTAATCCAGAACTGTATCTGCCACATCCTGGAGTGCGTGGGATGACAGTGCTCAACAGAGAGGCTTTCAAAAGGACTCTGGTTGTTCCAGCTCTTAAAGTCAGGAAGGAAATTGTGCACAGAGTGCTGAAGTCTCTGAAACAATCGGTACTGAAGCGCCCCGGCCTCAAGCGTGTGGTGGAGGACCCAGAGGATGAGGACAGCAGATTTGTTATCCTGGATCCTCATCAAGTGCCAGATTTCTCATTAGGGGAGTCAGAGCAGCAGGTCCTGAGGGagctcagtgtccctgctgaggTGTGCAAGcaccagctggagctgagctatGAGAATTTCAAGTCGGAGGAGATCCTGAGGGCCGTCCTTCCCCAGGGCCAGGAGGTCACCTCTGGCTTCAGCCGTGTGGGGCACATTGCTCACCTGAACCTCAGGGATCACCAGCTGCCCTACAGACACCTCATTG GCCAGGTGATAATGGACAAGAATCCAGGAGTCACCTGTGTAGTGAATAAAACCAACATTATTGACAGCACATACAGGAACTTTGAAATGGAAGTGCTTGCTGGAGAGAGCAACCTGGTGACCAAG GtcaaagaaaataacatttcctaCGAGCTGGACTTCTCCAAGGTGTACTGGAACCCGCGGCTGTCCACGGAGCACGGCCGCATCGTGGCGCTGCTCAGGGCCGGCGATGTTCTGTTCGATGTCTTTGCCGGCGTCGGCCCTTTCGCCATCCCGGCGGCCAAGAGGAGGTGCCGGGTGTTTGCCAACGACCTCAACCCCGACTCCTactcctggctgctgcacaaCTGCCGGCTCAACAAAGTGCACAGCCAGGTGAAGGCGTTCAACATGGACGGCAGGGCCTTCCTGCGGGGGCCGGTGAGGGAGGAGCTCAGCAAAGAGCTCCCGCTGCTGGGGGAGGAGCACCAAACTGCGTTCCACATCGTGATGaatctgccagccctggctgtggagTTCCTGGATGTCTTCAGGCATCTCTTGGTGggggagccctgcagccctgccggcCTCCCCACTGTGCACTGCTATGGCTTCTCCAAGCACAGCGACCCAGCCAGGGACATCCAGGAGCGGGCAGAGGCCGTGCTGGGAACCTCCTTGGCCGGGCGCTGCTCCACCTTCCTGGTCAGGAACGTGGCACCCAACAAGGAGATGCTGTGCCTCAgcttccagctcccagcagatgTGCTCTACAAGAGGCCCTGCCCTGAGGAAG CAAAACCAGCCTCAAAACGTCTCTGTACCAGCCAAGATTGTTCAGAAGAGAAGGCACTGAGTTGA
- the TRMT5 gene encoding tRNA (guanine(37)-N1)-methyltransferase isoform X1, translating to MEGRGMVGVATAEPRPARRSGDDARARRAGPGMRTLWRLGYCARLLKTNHFRTAASNPSFPAVWMLLAQHSGTIPGLFVVVQKNTLFTMPETVEDKTNPELYLPHPGVRGMTVLNREAFKRTLVVPALKVRKEIVHRVLKSLKQSVLKRPGLKRVVEDPEDEDSRFVILDPHQVPDFSLGESEQQVLRELSVPAEVCKHQLELSYENFKSEEILRAVLPQGQEVTSGFSRVGHIAHLNLRDHQLPYRHLIGQVIMDKNPGVTCVVNKTNIIDSTYRNFEMEVLAGESNLVTKVKENNISYELDFSKVYWNPRLSTEHGRIVALLRAGDVLFDVFAGVGPFAIPAAKRRCRVFANDLNPDSYSWLLHNCRLNKVHSQVKAFNMDGRAFLRGPVREELSKELPLLGEEHQTAFHIVMNLPALAVEFLDVFRHLLVGEPCSPAGLPTVHCYGFSKHSDPARDIQERAEAVLGTSLAGRCSTFLVRNVAPNKEMLCLSFQLPADVLYKRPCPEEAKPASKRLCTSQDCSEEKALS from the exons ATGGAGGGGCGGGGAATGGTGGGCGTGGCCACTGCTGAGCCCCGCCCAGCCCGGCGCAGCGGCGATGAcgcgcgcgcgcggcgcgcgGGCCCCGGCATGAG GACTTTGTGGAGATTGGGATACTGTGCCAGACTACTGAAAACTAATCATTTTAGAACAGCTGCATCAAATCCATCATTTCCAGCAGTTTGGATGCTATTGGCACAACATTCTGGCACAATACCTGGGCTCTTTGTAGTAGTTCAAAAAAACACTTTGTTCACAATGCCCGAAACCGTGGAGGATAAAACTAATCCAGAACTGTATCTGCCACATCCTGGAGTGCGTGGGATGACAGTGCTCAACAGAGAGGCTTTCAAAAGGACTCTGGTTGTTCCAGCTCTTAAAGTCAGGAAGGAAATTGTGCACAGAGTGCTGAAGTCTCTGAAACAATCGGTACTGAAGCGCCCCGGCCTCAAGCGTGTGGTGGAGGACCCAGAGGATGAGGACAGCAGATTTGTTATCCTGGATCCTCATCAAGTGCCAGATTTCTCATTAGGGGAGTCAGAGCAGCAGGTCCTGAGGGagctcagtgtccctgctgaggTGTGCAAGcaccagctggagctgagctatGAGAATTTCAAGTCGGAGGAGATCCTGAGGGCCGTCCTTCCCCAGGGCCAGGAGGTCACCTCTGGCTTCAGCCGTGTGGGGCACATTGCTCACCTGAACCTCAGGGATCACCAGCTGCCCTACAGACACCTCATTG GCCAGGTGATAATGGACAAGAATCCAGGAGTCACCTGTGTAGTGAATAAAACCAACATTATTGACAGCACATACAGGAACTTTGAAATGGAAGTGCTTGCTGGAGAGAGCAACCTGGTGACCAAG GtcaaagaaaataacatttcctaCGAGCTGGACTTCTCCAAGGTGTACTGGAACCCGCGGCTGTCCACGGAGCACGGCCGCATCGTGGCGCTGCTCAGGGCCGGCGATGTTCTGTTCGATGTCTTTGCCGGCGTCGGCCCTTTCGCCATCCCGGCGGCCAAGAGGAGGTGCCGGGTGTTTGCCAACGACCTCAACCCCGACTCCTactcctggctgctgcacaaCTGCCGGCTCAACAAAGTGCACAGCCAGGTGAAGGCGTTCAACATGGACGGCAGGGCCTTCCTGCGGGGGCCGGTGAGGGAGGAGCTCAGCAAAGAGCTCCCGCTGCTGGGGGAGGAGCACCAAACTGCGTTCCACATCGTGATGaatctgccagccctggctgtggagTTCCTGGATGTCTTCAGGCATCTCTTGGTGggggagccctgcagccctgccggcCTCCCCACTGTGCACTGCTATGGCTTCTCCAAGCACAGCGACCCAGCCAGGGACATCCAGGAGCGGGCAGAGGCCGTGCTGGGAACCTCCTTGGCCGGGCGCTGCTCCACCTTCCTGGTCAGGAACGTGGCACCCAACAAGGAGATGCTGTGCCTCAgcttccagctcccagcagatgTGCTCTACAAGAGGCCCTGCCCTGAGGAAG CAAAACCAGCCTCAAAACGTCTCTGTACCAGCCAAGATTGTTCAGAAGAGAAGGCACTGAGTTGA